The following are from one region of the Verrucomicrobiaceae bacterium genome:
- the sucB gene encoding dihydrolipoyllysine-residue succinyltransferase, with protein sequence MADIKIPALGESVTGGQIAKWHFKSGDFVKTGDILLTLETDKVAAEVTAEAAGVLTIVKQPGDDVVIGDVVGQIAVGAAPVAEKAPEAPKPAPTAAPEPKAEAKPAKTTPPEAAPKPAPAPAAPASPEGRITRKKMSPLRKKIADQLVSAQKTAAILTTFNECDMSNVMALRSKLQDSFVAKHGVKLGFMSFFIKAVVEALKAVPQINVRVEGDEIIHQHYYDIGVAIGTERGLIVPVLRDADQKSFAELEQDILAYAAKAKDGKLQVSDLTGGIFTISNGGVYGSLLSTPILNPPQSGILGMHSIQQRPIAVDGQVVIRPMMNLALSYDHRVVDGKEAVTFLIRVKDCIENPARMLVGA encoded by the coding sequence ATGGCTGACATCAAAATCCCCGCACTCGGCGAATCCGTCACTGGAGGCCAGATCGCGAAATGGCACTTCAAATCCGGCGATTTCGTCAAAACAGGCGACATCCTCCTCACGCTCGAAACCGATAAAGTAGCCGCAGAAGTCACTGCCGAGGCTGCTGGCGTGCTCACCATCGTGAAGCAACCCGGAGACGATGTGGTCATCGGCGATGTCGTGGGCCAGATCGCCGTAGGAGCAGCCCCCGTGGCCGAAAAAGCCCCCGAGGCACCAAAACCAGCCCCCACAGCCGCTCCAGAGCCCAAAGCCGAGGCAAAGCCCGCGAAAACAACGCCGCCTGAAGCAGCACCCAAGCCCGCCCCCGCTCCAGCAGCCCCCGCATCCCCAGAGGGCCGGATCACGCGCAAAAAGATGTCTCCGCTGCGCAAAAAGATCGCAGACCAGCTCGTCAGCGCTCAAAAGACCGCCGCCATCCTCACTACCTTCAACGAGTGCGACATGAGCAACGTCATGGCCCTGCGCAGCAAGCTCCAGGACAGCTTCGTCGCCAAGCACGGCGTGAAGCTCGGCTTCATGAGCTTCTTCATCAAGGCCGTGGTGGAGGCGCTCAAAGCCGTCCCGCAGATCAATGTCCGCGTCGAGGGCGATGAGATCATCCATCAGCACTATTATGACATCGGCGTCGCCATCGGCACAGAGCGCGGCCTCATCGTCCCAGTGCTGCGTGATGCGGATCAGAAATCCTTCGCCGAGCTGGAGCAGGACATCCTCGCCTACGCGGCCAAAGCCAAAGACGGCAAACTCCAAGTCTCCGACCTCACGGGCGGCATCTTCACCATCAGCAATGGTGGCGTCTATGGCTCCCTCCTGAGCACCCCCATCCTCAATCCCCCGCAAAGCGGCATCCTCGGCATGCACAGCATCCAGCAGCGGCCGATCGCTGTCGATGGGCAGGTCGTCATCCGTCCGATGATGAACCTCGCCCTCAGCTACGACCACCGCGTCGTCGATGGCAAAGAGGCCGTCACCTTCCTCATCCGGGTGAAGGATTGCATCGAAAACCCGGCCCGCATGCTCGTAGGAGCATGA
- a CDS encoding 2-oxoglutarate dehydrogenase E1 component, producing the protein MSASLPYRANADFLESKYLEWKNDPSSVEPLWSSFFEGFELGMAKLATSSAKSSGDTTPALSEKTLSFRMRVTNALQHFRALGHTAAHLDPLSQQGPEIASFSLAGLGFTEDELEEEVQTHMFRSGQAMKLKDMLADLRRLYCGKTGFEFMHIHHPEVRTWLLDRIEVDNTTPPSAKEHIDALRWLLEAESFERFLHRRFVGQKRFSVEGGESMLVALETILEGMPAHSGREIVLGMAHRGRLSVLANFLRKPLEYLFYEFSENYVPNMVSGDGDVKYHLGFETVRKTTSGDSIGVMLAPNPSHLEAVDPVVEGMARARQRSLGDTKDRKKVIPVLIHGDAAFAGQGLVAEVLNLSQLPGYRTGGTIHIIVNNQIGFTTMPEDARSSHYCTDVAKMIEAPVFHVNGDCPMEVVRAAKLALDFRQTFGRDVIIDIVCYRRHGHNETDEPGFTQPNMARAIAQHPSTATLFRLDLATQGILDEAGAAALQRELDEELEAGVTTLAEKDKSANGGNPFEGSMAMPQPAYDYTPVKTGVELKKLTQVGQRLLEVPEGFNLHPTISKRFLAARKKAIEAGEGIDWAYAESLAFGTLLTEGHGVRLSGQDVRRGTFSHRHSVFYDSQTRDRHIPLNNLQTEQGRYCVYNSLLSEAAVLGFDYGYSLLASNLLVCWEAQFGDFINGAQVIIDQFIASAESKWQRPSHVTLLLPHGYEGQGPEHSSARLERFLQLCAGGNMQVCNFTTPAQYFHALRRQLKRSTRKPLVVMTPKSLLRHPKCISKLSDMAEGTTFKEVLDDEHLLAAPERITRLILCSGKVYYDLLDYREEHQIKNAAIIRIEQLYPLNYEMLKDIVAKYPRAQKKWIWCQEEPRNMGAFYYIRPRLEELSNHKLRYAGRERSSSPAAGSKAIHSLEQDKLVEDAFSV; encoded by the coding sequence ATGAGTGCCTCACTCCCTTACCGCGCCAATGCGGACTTTCTCGAGTCAAAATATCTCGAATGGAAAAATGACCCTAGCTCCGTCGAGCCGCTTTGGTCCTCCTTCTTTGAAGGATTTGAGCTCGGCATGGCGAAACTAGCCACCAGCAGTGCAAAGAGTAGTGGGGACACCACGCCTGCTCTCTCTGAAAAGACTCTGAGCTTCCGCATGCGTGTGACGAACGCCTTGCAGCACTTCCGCGCTCTGGGACACACGGCTGCGCATTTGGACCCGCTTAGCCAGCAGGGGCCGGAGATCGCCTCATTCTCACTCGCGGGCCTGGGATTCACCGAGGACGAGCTGGAGGAGGAGGTGCAGACGCACATGTTCCGCAGCGGCCAGGCTATGAAGCTCAAAGACATGCTCGCAGACCTACGTCGCCTCTATTGCGGCAAAACGGGCTTTGAGTTCATGCACATTCATCACCCCGAGGTGCGCACTTGGCTCCTCGACCGCATCGAGGTCGACAACACCACTCCACCGAGCGCCAAAGAGCATATCGACGCTCTGCGTTGGCTTTTGGAGGCTGAGTCCTTCGAGCGCTTCCTGCACCGCCGCTTCGTCGGCCAAAAGCGCTTCTCCGTCGAAGGCGGTGAGTCCATGCTCGTCGCCCTAGAGACCATCCTGGAGGGTATGCCTGCCCACAGTGGACGTGAAATCGTCCTCGGTATGGCCCATCGTGGTCGTTTGAGCGTTCTCGCCAATTTCCTGCGCAAGCCACTCGAATACCTCTTTTACGAGTTCAGCGAGAATTACGTGCCAAACATGGTCAGTGGTGATGGCGATGTGAAATACCACCTCGGATTTGAGACGGTCCGCAAAACCACCAGTGGCGACAGCATCGGTGTCATGCTCGCACCGAATCCGAGCCATCTTGAGGCTGTCGATCCCGTCGTGGAGGGCATGGCCCGTGCACGGCAGCGCTCACTGGGTGACACCAAGGACCGCAAAAAAGTCATCCCCGTGCTCATCCATGGCGACGCCGCTTTCGCAGGCCAGGGACTCGTCGCGGAGGTGCTCAATCTCTCCCAGCTCCCCGGCTACCGCACGGGCGGCACCATCCACATCATCGTCAATAACCAGATCGGCTTCACCACGATGCCTGAGGATGCCCGCAGCAGCCATTACTGCACGGATGTGGCGAAAATGATCGAGGCCCCCGTCTTCCATGTGAATGGAGACTGCCCCATGGAGGTCGTCCGCGCGGCGAAGCTCGCCCTCGACTTCCGCCAGACCTTCGGCCGGGATGTCATCATCGACATCGTCTGCTACCGCCGCCACGGGCATAATGAAACCGATGAACCCGGCTTCACCCAGCCGAACATGGCCCGCGCCATCGCGCAGCACCCATCCACCGCGACCCTTTTCCGGCTCGATCTCGCCACCCAGGGCATCCTCGACGAAGCCGGGGCCGCAGCCCTCCAGCGCGAGCTGGACGAAGAACTCGAAGCCGGCGTCACCACGCTTGCTGAAAAGGACAAGTCCGCCAACGGAGGCAATCCCTTCGAGGGCAGCATGGCCATGCCACAGCCCGCCTATGACTACACACCCGTAAAAACCGGCGTGGAACTCAAAAAACTCACCCAGGTGGGCCAGCGCCTGCTGGAAGTGCCAGAGGGCTTCAATCTACACCCGACCATCTCCAAGCGCTTCCTTGCGGCACGGAAAAAAGCCATCGAAGCCGGCGAAGGCATCGACTGGGCCTACGCCGAATCCTTGGCCTTCGGCACACTCCTCACCGAGGGCCACGGCGTGCGACTCAGCGGCCAGGATGTGCGCCGCGGCACCTTCAGCCACCGCCACAGCGTCTTTTATGATAGCCAGACGCGTGACCGCCACATCCCGCTCAACAACCTCCAGACCGAGCAGGGCCGCTACTGCGTTTATAACAGCCTCCTTTCCGAAGCTGCCGTCCTCGGCTTTGATTACGGCTACTCGCTGCTCGCCAGCAATCTCCTCGTCTGCTGGGAGGCACAGTTCGGCGACTTCATCAACGGAGCCCAGGTCATCATCGACCAATTCATCGCCAGTGCCGAGAGCAAATGGCAGCGCCCCTCCCATGTCACGCTGCTCCTGCCCCACGGTTACGAAGGCCAAGGTCCCGAGCACTCCAGCGCCCGTTTGGAGCGCTTCCTCCAGCTCTGCGCCGGTGGGAACATGCAAGTCTGCAATTTCACCACTCCCGCTCAATACTTCCATGCCCTGCGCCGCCAGCTCAAGCGCAGCACCCGCAAGCCCCTGGTCGTCATGACGCCCAAGAGCCTGCTGCGGCACCCGAAATGCATCAGCAAACTCTCCGACATGGCTGAGGGGACCACCTTCAAGGAAGTGCTCGATGACGAGCACCTCCTCGCCGCCCCAGAGCGCATCACCCGCCTCATTCTGTGCAGCGGTAAAGTGTACTACGACCTCCTCGACTACCGCGAGGAGCACCAGATCAAGAACGCCGCCATCATCCGCATCGAGCAGCTCTACCCGCTGAACTACGAGATGCTCAAAGACATCGTCGCCAAATACCCGCGAGCCCAGAAAAAGTGGATCTGGTGCCAGGAAGAGCCCCGCAACATGGGGGCCTTCTACTACATCCGCCCGCGACTCGAAGAACTCAGCAACCACAAACTCCGCTACGCAGGCCGAGAGCGCAGCAGCAGCCCCGCTGCTGGATCGAAGGCCATCCACAGCCTCGAGCAGGACAAGCTGGTCGAGGACGCGTTTAGCGTGTAA
- a CDS encoding transposase, with protein MRQPRLKAPKHHPTAFYHCVSRIVNRDFVLLEQEREHFVRLMRMYESLCQVRVITFCVLSNHFHVLVEVPRRPDVPPDESAGLEIIRQAFGKSVAGIVEAELQHLRQIGATAQAEQILDGWRARMWDISAFMKSLKQRFSQWFNKRHKRRGTLWEERYRSTLVEGGTALAMTAAYVDLNPVRAKLVTDPKDYRWCGYAQAVAGVKKARQGIEKAAQAQSSTTRPDVGYVEYYRTLLFTWGTASKARADGSSRGKIREEDYQSVLQAGGKLPVAEALRCRVRYFTDGAVIGGKDFVNAIFRARRSRFGAKRKDGARRLRGVQQDDPAVELHVLRDLQVDVIRPAQG; from the coding sequence ATGCGTCAGCCTCGGCTCAAGGCACCCAAGCACCACCCCACTGCTTTTTACCACTGCGTCTCACGCATCGTGAACCGTGACTTCGTCCTCCTGGAGCAGGAGCGGGAGCACTTCGTGCGCCTCATGCGCATGTATGAATCCCTCTGCCAGGTCCGCGTGATCACTTTTTGTGTCCTCTCCAATCATTTTCATGTCCTCGTCGAGGTGCCGCGCAGACCGGATGTGCCGCCAGATGAGTCTGCGGGGCTGGAAATCATCCGCCAGGCCTTCGGCAAGTCCGTCGCCGGGATCGTGGAGGCTGAATTGCAGCACTTGCGCCAGATCGGAGCAACAGCGCAGGCCGAGCAGATCCTCGATGGCTGGCGGGCACGTATGTGGGACATCAGCGCCTTCATGAAGTCCCTCAAGCAACGCTTCAGCCAGTGGTTCAACAAGCGCCACAAGCGCCGCGGCACCCTTTGGGAGGAGCGCTACCGTAGCACCCTGGTGGAAGGTGGCACCGCCCTGGCCATGACCGCCGCGTATGTCGATCTCAATCCCGTGCGGGCAAAGCTGGTCACCGACCCGAAAGACTACCGCTGGTGCGGCTATGCCCAAGCCGTCGCGGGGGTGAAAAAAGCCCGCCAAGGCATCGAAAAGGCCGCGCAGGCACAATCGAGCACCACCAGGCCTGACGTCGGGTATGTGGAGTACTACCGCACCCTGCTCTTCACCTGGGGCACGGCGAGTAAGGCGAGAGCGGATGGCAGCAGCCGGGGCAAAATCCGCGAAGAGGACTACCAGAGCGTGCTCCAAGCAGGCGGAAAACTCCCCGTAGCTGAGGCGCTGCGCTGCCGGGTGAGATACTTCACCGATGGAGCCGTGATAGGGGGCAAAGACTTCGTCAATGCCATCTTCCGGGCGCGGAGATCACGCTTTGGAGCAAAGAGGAAGGACGGAGCCCGGAGGCTACGCGGAGTGCAGCAGGATGACCCCGCCGTGGAGCTGCATGTACTGCGTGATTTGCAGGTGGACGTGATTCGGCCTGCCCAGGGCTGA
- a CDS encoding trypsin-like peptidase domain-containing protein yields the protein MVLVVLKNGSELRAEVLKEREDSLVLDLGQTILSLPRVDIARIDKDVAKPVDGQKSTTLGEDMYFVEPNRESMTVEKNVQRVAEAVVQIQTASGLGSGFIINKMGHVITNQHVIAGEREITVLVYRKKQGGLEKQSFSKVKIVAMNGYLDLAILQIDDEKAVEALPFVPLGDSDALTQGQQVFAIGSPLGLERSVSQGIVSIRARENSGRWYIQSTTQINPGNSGGPLFNSRGEVVGVNNMKAAGVGVEGLGFSIPANMLRLFLKNREAFAFDPRNPNAGFRYLPPPAPSAGEKGPDAASPRS from the coding sequence ATGGTGCTGGTCGTGCTGAAAAATGGCTCGGAGCTCCGTGCGGAGGTTTTGAAGGAGCGTGAGGACTCTTTGGTGCTCGATTTAGGGCAAACCATCCTTTCGCTGCCGCGTGTGGATATTGCGCGTATTGATAAGGATGTTGCGAAACCTGTAGATGGACAGAAATCGACGACGCTGGGCGAGGATATGTATTTCGTGGAGCCGAATCGTGAGTCGATGACGGTGGAAAAGAATGTGCAGCGGGTGGCTGAGGCGGTGGTGCAGATTCAGACGGCTTCGGGGCTGGGGTCGGGCTTTATTATCAATAAAATGGGCCATGTGATTACAAATCAGCATGTCATTGCGGGCGAGCGCGAGATCACGGTGCTGGTGTATCGGAAAAAGCAGGGCGGTTTGGAGAAGCAGTCGTTTTCGAAGGTGAAGATCGTCGCTATGAATGGCTATTTGGATTTGGCGATTCTCCAGATTGATGATGAGAAAGCTGTGGAGGCGCTGCCTTTTGTGCCGTTGGGCGATTCGGATGCGCTGACGCAGGGGCAGCAGGTTTTCGCGATCGGGAGCCCGCTGGGCCTGGAGCGCAGTGTGTCACAGGGGATTGTGAGCATTCGAGCGAGAGAAAATAGTGGCCGCTGGTACATCCAGAGCACGACGCAGATCAATCCTGGTAACTCGGGTGGCCCGCTTTTTAATTCCCGTGGTGAGGTGGTGGGTGTGAACAATATGAAGGCCGCTGGTGTGGGAGTGGAGGGGCTGGGGTTTTCGATCCCGGCGAATATGCTGAGGCTCTTTTTAAAGAACCGCGAGGCTTTCGCGTTCGATCCGCGCAATCCGAATGCTGGCTTCCGCTACCTGCCACCACCGGCTCCGTCTGCGGGTGAAAAAGGGCCTGATGCGGCCTCTCCTCGTTCTTGA